The sequence below is a genomic window from bacterium.
TGAAGGGCTATATGAGGATATTCTGGCTGTGCGTTCGAGCGAGGCTGTAATAGGTGCGAGCTCTTCTGACAGGCTAAAATGCAGCTCAATAAGAGACATTGTTTTCTGCTCTGGGTCCATTCAGTTAAACCCCAACATCGGAAGCAGGTAGCCCGTGGGAGATAGTGTCGCGTTCGTGATCGTAACGTTCAACTCCGGGCAAAGTATCGAGCGCTGTCTCAGCTCGATCACCTCGCAGGGAATATCCCGACGGCAGATAGTTGTGATTGACAACGCGTCCCGGGACAACACGGTCGAGCAGATCAGGAAGACCAAGACCAGCCTGACGTTGATCCTAAACGACACAAACCGCGGCTTCGCAGCAGCCTGCAATCAAGGTACAGCTGAAGCTGACGCCGACCTGATAATGCTCGTCAATCCCGACGCGCAGCTTAGAACTGATGCGGTCAGTAAACTTCAGTCCGCAATTCACTCAGATGAGCATATTGGTATTGTCGGACCAAGACTGGCGAGCCTCGATGGCGAGCTCTTGCCGTCCGCGTTTCGCTTCCCGACCGTGTTTCAGGAGCTCGCCTTCCTACTGAGACTGAAACCGCTCCTGACGTCGAGGCCGTTTCGATGGGCGTTCGGCAGCCTGCTAGCGAGCAGGTTCGGCCAGTTTGATCCGCATCTTAGGCGCCGTCGCGTGGACACTATCGTTGGGGCGTGTATGCTGGTGAGGCGCAGCGTTTGGGAGATATTGGGCGGCCTGGACGAGAGGTTCTTCCTGTTTTACGAGGAAAAGGACTTCTGTAAGCGGGCGCACGATGCGGGCTTCTGGACCATGTTTGTTCCAGAGGCCCAGGCCATCCACGAGGTCGGGGCGAGCACAAGATCAAACCTTCTGGGCGCCGCCATCGCAAAGCGAATAAGCATGATGCGCTACTACTCCAAGCACAAGCGCGTTGCGGCAAACATCACTGTCCGCGCAGCCGTCTTGCTGACCACGCTTTCTCATCTAGCTCTGGAGATTCTGACCCTAGCGATCGGCCAGCTGTCGCGAGCTGAGCTTGGCCGTCGGCTGCGCAGATGGCGGCCGGTGATTCGTGAGGCGCTGTCAACGATGAAGGGACGAGGAGAGTAGCCTGGCCAGACCTGATGCCTTTCGGCCTCTAAGTCTCAGTTGAGCGGTTCGGGCAATCTGCGTGGTCTGGACAATCTGGCGGACGAAGGGGACGTGACTGGCTCGTGGTTCGTGGTATATTACAGGATAGGAGGCAAGAGGCGGCTGCTGCATTAAAGATGGGTGCTATGACGACGTTTAGGGAACAGACCCAGGGGCGAGAGCGGGGCTTTCTGTGCGAGAAGGCCGTGCTCAGTTCGGCGAGCCGTGGTAGGGAGCGAGACGAGCCTGAATGCCCTATTAGAACCTGCTTTCAGCGCGACAGGGACCGTATCATCCACAGCAAGTCGTTCCGGCGGCTCAAGCGCAAGACGCAAGTTTTCCTAAAGCCCCAGGATGACCACTATCGAACGAGGTTGACGCACACGCTGGAAGTTGGGCAGATAGCCCGGACAATCGCTAGGGCACTTCGGCTCAACGAGGACTTAGTGGAGGCGATAGCGATGGGGCACGACCTCGGCCACACGCCGTTTGGTCATTCCGGCGAGGCTGCGCTGGAGGAGGTGCATCCGGGCGGCTTCAGCCATCCGGTGCAATCGCTTCGTGTCGTTGATGTCCTTGAGAAGGATGGCAGGGGGCTGAACCTCACGTTCGAGGTCCGGGACGGCATTGCCAAGCATTCAAAGGGCATGAAGGAGCTCATGCCAAGCGACCGCAGCGACCTCCCATCCACGTTGGAAGGCCAGATTGTCCGCATCTCAGACATCATAGCCTACGTCAATCACGACATCGACGACGCTGTCCGGGCGGGGATTCTCACGCAACGCTCGATACCCGGCGAGATCACGTCCGTTCTCGGAACGACCCATTCCGGCAGAATAGGCACAATGGTAAAAGACGTCATCACTGCAACCGGCGACGTCAACATGGACTTCGTCGCCATGAGCGATGAGGTCCGCCGCGCTACCGAGGAGTTTCGGGCGTTCTTGCATCGCGAGGTCTATAGCAATCCTGCGTCGGTTGCTGAGTTTGAGAAGGCCAAATACGTCCTCAAACAGCTTTACGCCTACTATCTTGAGCACCCCGATAAGGTCCCAGTCCCTGCCTGCGGACAGAGGCCCGACAATCGAAACCAGGTGGTCTGCGATTACCTGGCGGGCATGACTGACGACTATGCTATCGCCTGCTATCAAGAGATATTCCTTCCGCATTCCTGGGCAAGAGGAGAGAGCAAGGGTGTTCTTGCCTGAGATTGACCTGCACCTGCACTCGACGGCCTCCGACGGCATCCACCACCCTAAAGAGCTGGTTCGCATGGCAAAGCATCTGCGCCTCGCCGCCGTCTCCATAGCCGACCATGACACGCTCGCCGGCCTTGACGAGGCAATCAGCGAGGGCAGCGAATTGGGCATTGAGGTCGTCCCCGGGCTAGAGATCGGCTCCTACTTCCAGGAGAGATCGATTCACATTCTAGGCTACTTCATCGATCCTCAAAGCGAGGCCTTGGCGGACTTCGTCAGATCGAAGCGCTCGGCTCGTTATGCTCGGGCCGCTGAGATGGTGAGGCGGCTTGGTGCGGGCGGCCTTCCGATCACAATGGACGAAGTCCTAAAGGTGGCCCAGGGCGGGACATTGGGCCGGGTACACATTGCGCGAGTTCTTGCCGAGAATGGCGTTGTGGCTACAGTTAGCGAGGGTTTCAACAATTATCTGAGGCGCGGCACGCCTTACTATGTCCCGATGCTCAAGCCGAGCCCCTTTGAGGCAATTGGCATTATCAAGGAAGCAGGCGGGATCGCGTCGCTCGCGCATCCTGTGTTCATACGTGAGCCCCTCCTAAAAAAGCTCCTGCCGGTGCTGTGCAAAGCGGGTCTGGGCGCGATTGAGGTGCTGTGCGGTTTTGACGCAGACTACGGGCTGAGCCTGGAGGAACATCTTCTCAGGTGCTCAATGATGGGAGGGATAGCCACAGACCATGAGCTCGCCAGGAGCGGCGGGTCTGACTTTCACGGACTCTCGGTTAAGGCACAAGAGATGGGCTCCGCGCACGTGCCCATGTCGTTCCTCGACGAGCTCAAGGCGAAACATCAGGCAATAGGGGCCTAGTGGGACTGGCGAATGAATTCGAGGTCTTAGTAGTCGGCGGCGGCCCGTCTGGGGCAACTTGTGCCCTGAACCTTGCGGCCAGTGGGGTCGAAGTTGCGCTTTTGGAGAAGGAGAGCATCCCACGATTCAAGCTCTGCGCAGGGGGGCTCAGCAGGCGTGCCCAGCGGCACCTGGGCCTCGATGTTTCCGCGGCGATTCTGAACCACGTTGAGGCGCTGGAGCTCTTAGGTCATCACCGCCTGAGACTGCGCAAGGAATCGACTACGCTCTTCGGCTCAATTGTGGACCGGCGGCGTTTTGACTCCATTATTGTGCATGAGGCGCGCAAGGCCGGCTGCGTCGTCATTGATAACGCCGAGGTCAGGAAGGCCACTTTTGCCGATTCGGACGCCAAATTGACGTGCGGAGGCGGCGAGACATTTCGCTCACGGGCAGTGCTCGGGGCCGACGGTGCGAGAAGCGTGATCAGGCGGAGTTTGGGCCTGAAACGGCTTAAGCATCACGGGGTAACGGTGATGTTCGAGCTGGAACCGAACGGGCCGGCCACGCTCGCCGAGAACGTGATCAAGTTCGATTTCGGTGTGGTGAGGGACGGATACGTATGGATATTCCCTCGGGGCAAGCGGTTCTCGGTGGGGCTTGTAACGTCAAGATGTCGCGTGAGCGACCCCAAGAGCAGGATTCTGTCCTACGTGGCCGAGGATGAGGCGCTCTCTGGGGGATTCGACGTGCGTTTCCGTGGCGGCTCTGTGGTCCCCTTCTGGACTGGAGAGCATGCGCTGGGAAATGGCGGCTGCATTCTCGCGGGCGACGCGGCCGGGCTCATTGACTCCTTTGTCGGCGAGGGTCTGAGCTGGGCAATCAGAAGCGGGCAGCTCGCCGCGTCAGCTATCCTGAGCACAAGGAAACGCAGCAGGTCATATCGCCACCTGCATTCTGCCTACTTTGGCCTCTTGAAGCAGGAAGTATTACCGGAGCTTAGGAGAGCGCTCTGGTTCGGGAGGTTCGCCTACAAGTGTCCCGAGCTGGTCTTCAAGGGCGTCTCGAAGCTCGCACACAACCGCGACTTGCTGGGCAAGCTAGCGCAAAACGAAATACCGTATAGATCGCTGATAGCAGACATGCTGAAGCAGCTGGTCCGTCTCCGGTGATGTCGAGCGCCGATGCGTGGGTTCTCTCCGAGATGCGGTTGGCAACTCATGACCCAGTCCGCCCGCCAGACTTTCACTTGACGGCCACTGATGAGCATTAGGTCTCTTCTCGAGACAATACTTGCCTCGCCGGACGAGAGCCGCTGCGTCGCGGAGATGCGTGAGGTCCCACCGCGGGCGGCGCGTTATGCCGACGTTAGGCCGCCCCTTGGGGAGGAGCTCCGCGCGGCGCTCTCGACGATTGGGATCGAGCGACTATATGCTCACCAGGTAAAGGCACTTAGTCTGGCAAGAAGCGGGGCAGACATAGTGGTCGTGTCGCGGACTGCGAGCGGCAAATCGCTCTGCTACAACCTTCCGGTCTTAGAGTCGCTGCTAGCGGAGCCGAGTCGCACGGCCATCTATATGTTCCCCACCAAGGCTCTTTCCAACGACCAGCAGGCTGTTCTCAAGCGGCTTTGGTTGCAGCCTGGGCTGGCCGAGCGGGTCTTTAGCGGCGTATATGATGGCGACACCAACAGCTATTGGCGCAGGAAGGTCCGCGAGCGCGCGAACATCCTCATCACAAACCCAGACATGCTCCACGTAGGCATATTGCCGCATCACTCAAGGTGGGTGCAGCTCTTTGCCAACCTCAGCTTCGTCGTGCTCGATGAAATACACACATACCGAGGGATATTCGGCTCAAACGTGGCCAACGTCTTGCGGCGCCTCAAGAGGGTCTGCGATTCTGTCAGGGCAAGGCCACAGTTCATCTGCTGCTCGGCCACTATCGGCAATCCAGTCGAGCTTGCCGAGCGCATAACGGGACGGAGGATGACGCTGGTTGACGACGACGCAGCGCCTCAGAGCGCCAAACACTTCGTAATCTGGAATCCGCCACTAGAAGAAGCTGACAGCGTTTCAAGGTCTGACATGATGGGTCAGGCTCGACGGCTCATAGCGGGCCTGGTCAGCTCAGACATCCAGACGATAGCCTTCACGAGAACCAGGATGGGTGCGGAGGTGCTCTGCAAGAACATCAAGGAAGACTTGATAGAGAGAAAGGAAGAACTCGCGAGCCGCGTCAAGCCCTATCGTGGAGGCTACCTCGCTCAGGAGCGTCGCCAGATCGAAAAGAGCCTTGCCGAGCGGAAGATTCTGGCAGTCATCAGCACCACAGCGCTCCAGCTTGGCATTGATATAGGCTCTCTGGACGCGTGCGTGATGGTCGGCTATCCGGGCACAATTGCGGCCACATGGCAGCAGGCGGGACGAGCAGGAAGGCAGCAATCGGAAAGCCTCGTGATGCTCGTCGCGGGGCCGGATCCCGTCGATCAATACATTGCAAACAATCCCGACTACATCTTTGAAAAAAGCCCAGAGAAGGCGGTGATTGACCCTGACAACCCCTATATCTTGTCGCAGCACATAAGCTGCGCCGCCGTCGAGCGACCTCTCACCATCGAGGATGAGGCCTATTTCGGCCCGCTTTTCTTGGCGATTGTTAAGATATTGCAGGACGAGGGCCGCCTCAAGCAGATAGGCCAGATGTGGTATTGGTCAAGCGATGAACAACCATTTCTCGACGTGAGTCTGAGAACCGTTACCGGTGACAAGCTTGTCATACAAGTCTGGGATAGCCAGCACCGAGGGGACGTCATCGGTGAGATAGACGCCGCGAGCGTGCCGTTCATCGCGCATCCCGAGGCGATTTACATCCACGATGGCGAGACGTTCCGCGTAACTCACCTCGATTACGATAGGGCTTCGGTTACAGTTGAGAGGGTGGACGTCTCGTACTACACCACGCCGATAATGAGCCATTCAATCAGGATTACGAAGATGCTAGAGCAGCGTGATTTCGCGGGCTTCAGGGCCGGGCAGTGTTCCGTCAACGTAACCTCCAGGACCGCAGGCTACGCCAAGCGGCGCTTCTCGACCGGCGCCATTCTCGGCACAAAGGAGCTGGCGCTCGACGCGGTTGTCCTTGACACAATGGCGGCCTACGTTATGATCTCACACGAGGCTAGGGACGCGCTTTCGCTCGAGGGTCTGTCTGCCCTGGGTGGTCTGGTGGGGCTCAAAAACCTCATCGGCGTTGTTGCCCCTCTTCTCGCGATGTGCGACCGGCACGACATTGGGGTCGTGCTGGACAGCGACAATCTCGAGGCGCAGTCGGTCTTCGTTTTCGACAGGTTCGAGGGCGGCCTGGGCTTCGCCGAGAGAGTCGCGGATAGTATCGAGGACGTGCTGTCAATGTGCCACAAGGTGGTCTGCGGATGCCCCTGTGCAACTGGCTGTCCCTCTTGCGTTGGGACTGCGGGCACCGAGCGACTGGCCATGGGCGTCCTCTCTGGCCACGTAACGGCGCCGCGAAAGGACGCCACGAGACGATTGCTTGAACTCATGTTACAAACGAGGAGCAGCTAGCCTTTGCACAAACGACCCACAAGTATCGGACTGGTCGAACTCAACAGCATCGCTATCGGCATCCAGACCGGCGATGCGATGCTGAAGGCAGCTTTTGTGGACCTTTTGCGAGCATCGACCATCTGCCCCGGCAAATACATCGTGCTGGTCTATGGAAGCGTCGATGCCGTGCGTGCGTCAGTTAAGGCCGGCCGCGAGTGCGGCGGCGAGAACGTTGTGGACCATCTCATCATCCCCAACATTCATCCCTCTGTCATCCCGGCCATCGCGGCGGCGACCGACGTCCAAGTGGTGAACGCGGTTGGCGTCATCGAGACTTTCTCGGCCGCCTCGTCGATCGTTGCTGCGGACCTCGCCGCAAAGGCGGCTGACGTCGAGCTGATCGAGGTTCGGCTTGCGAACGGCATCGGGGGCAAGTCATTCGTCGTCCTGACGGGCGAGGTCGCGGCCGTTCAGGCGGCCGTTGCGGCTGGTTCTGCTCACCCGAGCGAGCAAGGGCTGCTGGTCAAGAGCGTCGTCATCCCGTCGCCCCACGAAGACCTGAGGGACGCCCTGCTCTAGGACTAGCGGACAGCCTGGGAAGGCCGTCCTACACTCGCCCGTTCATCCTTCCGCCTTCATCCTTCCGCCTTCGTCCTCGTATGGCGGAATCTCGCAGACCTCCATGATGGTGCCGATGAGCTCGATCGCCTCGTTCTCGAGCGTCAGAACCTCCTTCAGCGTGGCCGCCTCCTTGCTCCGAAGCTCCTGTGTCCACGGCCTCATATCGCCCGCGAAGGGCAAGACCACATTCTCTTCGCCTGACTTCAAGAGCTCAACCTGCTTGTCGTAGATTCCCGCCAGCTGCAATGTCGCGTCGCGCATCTTGCCAAACACATCTGCATAGGTCTTGAGAAAATCGGACGCAACCGCCCTGTTCGCCTCAAAGGTTTCGTATATCCAAGCATTGGTCGAACAACGGTCGTCCTCAGCCGGCGTCTTGGCCGAGATAGTCGCAAACGAGGCCTCGTTCTCAATCGCCGCTATCCATGCCTTAAGCGCCGCAGGACCTGCGAAGTATCCGTCGAACGTCTCCGTGGTGCCCACCTTGTATGCGACAGCCAACGACTGCCGCACCGCAGCCTCGCCGGAGAGCGACTCGCCCTTCTCGCCAATCGTCATGGCAATCCAGGGGGTCTTTTCTACTATGTTGTAGTCCGTCATTCCGTAGTCGAAGTAGGAGCGGCAGAAGAAGTCCTGCTTGTTGTTCTGATAGCCGGTTATGACGCCCCATTCGGGCACGTTCACGATATCGATGGCGACGACCGGCAAGCCCTTGTCTATGCTCTCGATGGTCTTCTGCCTCATCTGCGCCTCGTCCAGAGCGTTTGGCATATTCTGAAATGCCGTCTTCATGAAATAGTTTTCACTTCCACGGCCAAGCGTGCGAAGCAGAACCTCCGCACAGTCGAAGCCGCAGCCCGGGTCCGGCGAGCTCGGGCACCAGTTGTCGAAAAACTGTATCCTGAAAGCCGTGCCTGAGATACCCATCAGATACTTGTAGTCATATTGCTCGCCATAATGGGCCAGGACCCGCCGAACACATGCCACGAAGCTGATCAGCTCACCGCTTTCCCAGGACAGCGGCTCGATACCCTCGATGACCTTCGCATCAGGCATTCTGTGAACTCGCGCTATCACTTTCAGATAAACACCCAGTTTGCCGGGCTGCACCGTCATGTCTATCAGCTTCTCTCCACGCCTAATGACGAGCTTGATCTCCGGCTCGGATGCCGCAGCAATCGCCTCTCTCAGCTCAGCCGGCGTCTCAACCCTCTTGCCGTCGTACTCAACGATAACATCTCCCGGTGCGATGCCGAGCCTCTGCGCCTGGCTGCCCTCAAGCAGCCTCTCCACGTGAATCTCCCGTTCCACGGACTTCGCCGTAGCGCCCGACAACTGCGCTTTCTGAAGATGTGTTCCGGAGCAGGCACACAGGGCACCAGCAATGACAATCAACGCCAACAGAACAAGTGATCCCCTTCTCATGAGCTAGCCTCCCTCAGAATGTTGTTCAAAATGACACCTTAAATCATAGCCTCATGTAAACTCTCGCGGCGCATTTCAAAAAATCATTGTATCCGAATCCGAGCTCTCGTTTCAAGTGCTACCTCCCCATAGACAGCCGGACATGACAGAGTGTGACCAAACCCCAATGGCCGTTTGAGAATCGGGCGGTTCCGTGTTATTCTTCTCTGGGTTGGTTTTCTGGGTATTGCTGCGCTTCAATTATAGGGCACAGCGCAGATAACGCTAACCCCAGAAAAGGGAGCGGGACATGAGAACAGCATTTGTATGTGTCATCCTTGCGGCCTTTACCTTGCTGCCGTTGGCAGCGACCGCGGCCCCTACAATCACGATCTACACGGACGCCGACACGTATCAGTCCGGCGACACGATTGAGGTGAGCCTTTCGGCTGAGAATGACGGTGAAGGGATGGCCGTTGACCTATATGTGGGAATCATCTTGCCAGACGGGGACATCTGGTCCACGCAATACGATGGCTGGAGGCATCTCATCGAGCCGTGGGTCCCGGATATCTACGTGCCCGCCTGGTTCGAGATGGGAACTACCCCGTTTTGGACCTTCAACCTGCCGTGCGAAGTACCACCTGTAGGAGATGCAGGCGATTATGCCTTTGCTGCGCTCTTAACCTACCCAGGCACATTCACCTATGTGAGCACGGCCAGCCTGACCCCGTTCACAGTGAATGCGACAGGATCGCATTACTATGTCAACGGCTCGACAGGTGACGACTCCAGCAAGGGATCGTTCGGCTCTCCCTGGAAAACGATAGCCCACGCCCTGGCGTCGGTTGAGGGCTCCGAGGACAATCCCGTGACGATTCATATCGTCCATGGCACCTATGCCACCTCAACCAATGGCGAGACGTTCCCCCTCAACATGAGTAGTCATGTATCCCTTACAGGTGATGGCCCTAGCACCACGACTCTGGACGCGGAGGGCTCGGCCTACCACGTCATCTACTGCGATGGTGCAAACAACCTCACCATAGAGAATGTCACAATAACTGGTGGCAATGCTAATGGCAGTTCATACCCGGATTGGAGTGGCGGCGGGATATTCTGCTATAAGAGTTCGCCGACGATCGCAAACAGCACGATCTCAAACAACACTACTGACACCGGCGGCGGGGGGATTTACTGCTCGGACAGTTCGCCCATCATCTCAAACAACACGATCTCGGGCAACTCGGCCGACTACACCGGCGGCGGGATATGCTGCTGGGGTGGTTCACCGATGATCGAGAACAACACGGTTTCGGGCAA
It includes:
- a CDS encoding glycosyltransferase family 2 protein; the encoded protein is MGDSVAFVIVTFNSGQSIERCLSSITSQGISRRQIVVIDNASRDNTVEQIRKTKTSLTLILNDTNRGFAAACNQGTAEADADLIMLVNPDAQLRTDAVSKLQSAIHSDEHIGIVGPRLASLDGELLPSAFRFPTVFQELAFLLRLKPLLTSRPFRWAFGSLLASRFGQFDPHLRRRRVDTIVGACMLVRRSVWEILGGLDERFFLFYEEKDFCKRAHDAGFWTMFVPEAQAIHEVGASTRSNLLGAAIAKRISMMRYYSKHKRVAANITVRAAVLLTTLSHLALEILTLAIGQLSRAELGRRLRRWRPVIREALSTMKGRGE
- a CDS encoding deoxyguanosinetriphosphate triphosphohydrolase; this translates as MTTFREQTQGRERGFLCEKAVLSSASRGRERDEPECPIRTCFQRDRDRIIHSKSFRRLKRKTQVFLKPQDDHYRTRLTHTLEVGQIARTIARALRLNEDLVEAIAMGHDLGHTPFGHSGEAALEEVHPGGFSHPVQSLRVVDVLEKDGRGLNLTFEVRDGIAKHSKGMKELMPSDRSDLPSTLEGQIVRISDIIAYVNHDIDDAVRAGILTQRSIPGEITSVLGTTHSGRIGTMVKDVITATGDVNMDFVAMSDEVRRATEEFRAFLHREVYSNPASVAEFEKAKYVLKQLYAYYLEHPDKVPVPACGQRPDNRNQVVCDYLAGMTDDYAIACYQEIFLPHSWARGESKGVLA
- a CDS encoding PHP domain-containing protein, translating into MFLPEIDLHLHSTASDGIHHPKELVRMAKHLRLAAVSIADHDTLAGLDEAISEGSELGIEVVPGLEIGSYFQERSIHILGYFIDPQSEALADFVRSKRSARYARAAEMVRRLGAGGLPITMDEVLKVAQGGTLGRVHIARVLAENGVVATVSEGFNNYLRRGTPYYVPMLKPSPFEAIGIIKEAGGIASLAHPVFIREPLLKKLLPVLCKAGLGAIEVLCGFDADYGLSLEEHLLRCSMMGGIATDHELARSGGSDFHGLSVKAQEMGSAHVPMSFLDELKAKHQAIGA
- a CDS encoding geranylgeranyl reductase family protein, with protein sequence MGLANEFEVLVVGGGPSGATCALNLAASGVEVALLEKESIPRFKLCAGGLSRRAQRHLGLDVSAAILNHVEALELLGHHRLRLRKESTTLFGSIVDRRRFDSIIVHEARKAGCVVIDNAEVRKATFADSDAKLTCGGGETFRSRAVLGADGARSVIRRSLGLKRLKHHGVTVMFELEPNGPATLAENVIKFDFGVVRDGYVWIFPRGKRFSVGLVTSRCRVSDPKSRILSYVAEDEALSGGFDVRFRGGSVVPFWTGEHALGNGGCILAGDAAGLIDSFVGEGLSWAIRSGQLAASAILSTRKRSRSYRHLHSAYFGLLKQEVLPELRRALWFGRFAYKCPELVFKGVSKLAHNRDLLGKLAQNEIPYRSLIADMLKQLVRLR
- a CDS encoding DEAD/DEAH box helicase, producing the protein MSIRSLLETILASPDESRCVAEMREVPPRAARYADVRPPLGEELRAALSTIGIERLYAHQVKALSLARSGADIVVVSRTASGKSLCYNLPVLESLLAEPSRTAIYMFPTKALSNDQQAVLKRLWLQPGLAERVFSGVYDGDTNSYWRRKVRERANILITNPDMLHVGILPHHSRWVQLFANLSFVVLDEIHTYRGIFGSNVANVLRRLKRVCDSVRARPQFICCSATIGNPVELAERITGRRMTLVDDDAAPQSAKHFVIWNPPLEEADSVSRSDMMGQARRLIAGLVSSDIQTIAFTRTRMGAEVLCKNIKEDLIERKEELASRVKPYRGGYLAQERRQIEKSLAERKILAVISTTALQLGIDIGSLDACVMVGYPGTIAATWQQAGRAGRQQSESLVMLVAGPDPVDQYIANNPDYIFEKSPEKAVIDPDNPYILSQHISCAAVERPLTIEDEAYFGPLFLAIVKILQDEGRLKQIGQMWYWSSDEQPFLDVSLRTVTGDKLVIQVWDSQHRGDVIGEIDAASVPFIAHPEAIYIHDGETFRVTHLDYDRASVTVERVDVSYYTTPIMSHSIRITKMLEQRDFAGFRAGQCSVNVTSRTAGYAKRRFSTGAILGTKELALDAVVLDTMAAYVMISHEARDALSLEGLSALGGLVGLKNLIGVVAPLLAMCDRHDIGVVLDSDNLEAQSVFVFDRFEGGLGFAERVADSIEDVLSMCHKVVCGCPCATGCPSCVGTAGTERLAMGVLSGHVTAPRKDATRRLLELMLQTRSS
- a CDS encoding BMC domain-containing protein, with translation MHKRPTSIGLVELNSIAIGIQTGDAMLKAAFVDLLRASTICPGKYIVLVYGSVDAVRASVKAGRECGGENVVDHLIIPNIHPSVIPAIAAATDVQVVNAVGVIETFSAASSIVAADLAAKAADVELIEVRLANGIGGKSFVVLTGEVAAVQAAVAAGSAHPSEQGLLVKSVVIPSPHEDLRDALL
- a CDS encoding PDZ domain-containing protein translates to MRRGSLVLLALIVIAGALCACSGTHLQKAQLSGATAKSVEREIHVERLLEGSQAQRLGIAPGDVIVEYDGKRVETPAELREAIAAASEPEIKLVIRRGEKLIDMTVQPGKLGVYLKVIARVHRMPDAKVIEGIEPLSWESGELISFVACVRRVLAHYGEQYDYKYLMGISGTAFRIQFFDNWCPSSPDPGCGFDCAEVLLRTLGRGSENYFMKTAFQNMPNALDEAQMRQKTIESIDKGLPVVAIDIVNVPEWGVITGYQNNKQDFFCRSYFDYGMTDYNIVEKTPWIAMTIGEKGESLSGEAAVRQSLAVAYKVGTTETFDGYFAGPAALKAWIAAIENEASFATISAKTPAEDDRCSTNAWIYETFEANRAVASDFLKTYADVFGKMRDATLQLAGIYDKQVELLKSGEENVVLPFAGDMRPWTQELRSKEAATLKEVLTLENEAIELIGTIMEVCEIPPYEDEGGRMKAEG